The following proteins are co-located in the Lycium ferocissimum isolate CSIRO_LF1 unplaced genomic scaffold, AGI_CSIRO_Lferr_CH_V1 ctg12111, whole genome shotgun sequence genome:
- the LOC132041881 gene encoding protein VACUOLELESS GAMETOPHYTES-like — protein sequence MAALPQNSTIQHFTHPKHTLTLFDSHTKYLCDGCKIHGIGKRYRCHGCDFDLHEHCGTCPMNLSSFLHPDHSLKLVVCKQPHGNRQFNRICNVCCDSVEGMYYRCELCDFDVHPLCTQLPETLRHALHQAHPLRLMGSAEPGTCAVCRGACGASSWRYRCALCGFDIHIGCVLIQCEKRTTTDQGIPTYVPPSVFPQQQYLGGYAYAVPYWHPNNMTQSQPQQQYFGGYAYAVPYWHPNYMPQSQPQHQNHGQPQTHYGGGGIAQVMFDLVKRLGIGVFSNMIFGTDLSSLFAA from the exons ATGGCAGCTCTCCCACAAAACAGTACTATACAACATTTCACACACCCAAAGCATACATTAACATTATTTGATTCCCACACCAAATACTTATGTGATGGTTGCAAGATTCATGGCATAGGGAAAAGATATCGCTGCCATGGCTGCGATTTTGACCTACATGAACATTGTGGAACATGTCCAATGAATCTTTCTTCGTTCTTGCATCCTGACCATTCGCTCAAGCTTGTCGTCTGCAAGCAGCCACATGGCAATCGCCAATTCAACCGCATTTGCAATGTTTGTTGTGATTCTGTTGAAGGCATGTATTATAGGTGTGAGCTTTGTGACTTCGATGTCCACCCTCTCTGTACTCAGTTGCCTGaaacgctgcgtcatgccctaCATCAG GCACATCCTTTAAGGCTTATGGGCTCGGCTGAACCAGGAACCTGTGCTGTTTGTAGAGGAGCATGTGGTGCTTCTTCATGGCGTTACAGGTGTGCACTATGTGGATTTGATATTCATATAGGTTGTGTTCTAATACAATGTGAAAAGAGAACGACGACGGACCAAGGAATCCCTACATACGTTCCTCCGTCCGTGTTCCCTCAGCAGCAGTATTTGGGTGGTTATGCTTATGCGGTTCCGTATTGGCACCCTAACAACATGACACAATCTCAACCACAGCAGCAGTATTTCGGTGGTTATGCTTATGCGGTTCCGTATTGGCACCCTAACTACATGCCACAATCACAACCACAGCATCAGAACCATGGGCAGCCTCAGACTCATTATGGTGGTGGAGGAATTGCGCAAGTAATGTTTGATCTGGTGAAAAGACTTGGGATTGGGGTGTTCTCTAACATGATATTTGGGACGGACCTATCATCATTGTTTGCTGCTTGA